A window from Streptomyces sp. NBC_00271 encodes these proteins:
- a CDS encoding CU044_5270 family protein — translation MNTNPRRRDQPVDYQDLAELLPAPGRPVLAQDRHRVLREHLMEHIAHEATREQSGATNASPNTSPSASPKTPARRRPGRRLVLVAAPLALATVVGLGVVAVDSAHDSKRDTAAAGVTADDHRKATQLLDRIALAAADRPAVTVRDDQYIYTKSQGSAGELGVDFSSPEELAKRKGTFKVGEYKGTVRQEQWDSVDGKRDGLRKGVALTDPSKKMVMDMGGTGYLTFRQLQALPTDPDALLKKLSSDAKNVEASRVTEVVVENLGAILDDATLLPDLSAALYRATAKLPGVRVVDHVKDAAGRQGVGLTFDGAPKGYAWVFDSSSLVYLGTTKSALLGIGVADKTGEVPVSSS, via the coding sequence ATGAACACCAACCCGCGACGACGCGATCAGCCGGTCGACTACCAGGATCTGGCCGAGTTGCTGCCCGCGCCGGGCCGTCCGGTGCTCGCGCAGGACCGCCACCGCGTACTGAGGGAACACCTGATGGAGCACATCGCCCACGAGGCCACCCGCGAGCAGTCGGGTGCGACGAACGCCTCACCGAACACCTCCCCGAGCGCCTCACCCAAGACCCCCGCACGTCGGCGCCCCGGCCGGCGTCTCGTTCTCGTCGCGGCGCCGCTGGCACTGGCCACCGTCGTGGGCCTGGGCGTGGTGGCGGTCGACAGCGCACATGACAGCAAGCGCGACACCGCTGCAGCAGGTGTCACCGCGGACGACCACCGGAAGGCCACGCAGTTGCTGGACCGGATCGCCCTGGCGGCGGCCGACCGCCCGGCGGTCACGGTACGCGACGACCAGTACATCTACACCAAGTCCCAGGGATCGGCGGGTGAGTTGGGCGTCGATTTCAGCAGTCCCGAAGAGCTCGCGAAGCGCAAGGGGACTTTCAAGGTGGGGGAGTACAAGGGGACCGTCCGACAAGAGCAATGGGATTCGGTGGACGGCAAGCGGGACGGTTTGAGGAAGGGCGTCGCGCTCACCGACCCTTCCAAGAAGATGGTCATGGACATGGGCGGTACCGGATACCTGACCTTCCGGCAGCTTCAGGCTCTGCCCACCGATCCCGACGCGCTGCTGAAGAAGCTCTCCAGCGACGCCAAGAATGTGGAAGCGAGCCGCGTCACGGAAGTGGTCGTCGAGAACCTCGGAGCCATACTCGACGACGCCACCCTGCTGCCCGACCTCAGTGCCGCGCTCTACCGTGCCACCGCCAAGCTCCCAGGTGTGCGCGTTGTGGACCACGTCAAGGACGCCGCAGGGCGGCAGGGTGTCGGCCTTACGTTCGACGGTGCCCCGAAGGGCTACGCCTGGGTCTTCGACTCGTCGAGTCTCGTCTACCTCGGAACAACCAAGAGCGCGCTCCTGGGAATTGGCGTCGCGGATAAGACGGGTGAGGTGCCGGTCAGCTCATCCTGA
- a CDS encoding S41 family peptidase — protein sequence MELAVGPVAAAPHAADRVDGVWRVDGYGTVLSVEDGRLQEYQATAVSCLRGDTARRTGQSGSGSVTYTGDDATVYRIRPAAGGAGAILHFDGSVGDRRLLRLPALPASCAKAAPTGAPATFDVFWQTFEENYPFFAAKQIDWQAVRDRYRPRVHDGMPDTELFALLWEMVLPLYDAHVGIDAGNTGGFGQSRPGTMIPGPGLDQQAQAFVEQHDLLGTRLRTFANGRIGYARLLDGTGYLRISGFGGYDGNSPTYARNSAILDQTLSQVIRPGLRGLVLDLRINGGGSDALALQVAECLTDRAYVAYVKRARNDLTDPGRHTRPQPVRVQPTPDRFRYTGPVAVLTGGETYSAGETLTQALIQRPARIVRIGQNTQGVFSDVLERILPNGWTFGLPSEEYLTPSDGETFDGEGIPPDIRVGNFVQEIAKGTHDSAFAQALALIRCQAE from the coding sequence ATGGAGCTGGCTGTGGGGCCCGTCGCTGCCGCGCCGCATGCAGCGGACCGCGTCGATGGAGTGTGGCGCGTGGACGGCTATGGCACCGTGCTTTCCGTCGAGGACGGGCGGCTGCAGGAATACCAGGCGACCGCCGTCAGCTGTCTGCGAGGCGACACGGCACGGCGCACCGGCCAGAGTGGCAGCGGCTCGGTGACCTATACCGGCGACGACGCGACCGTCTACCGGATACGCCCCGCAGCGGGCGGAGCCGGCGCGATCTTGCACTTCGACGGCTCGGTCGGCGACCGCAGGCTGCTGCGCCTTCCGGCACTGCCTGCCAGCTGCGCCAAGGCTGCACCGACGGGAGCGCCGGCGACCTTCGACGTCTTCTGGCAGACCTTCGAGGAAAACTATCCCTTCTTCGCAGCCAAGCAGATCGACTGGCAGGCAGTCAGGGACCGATACCGCCCAAGGGTCCACGACGGTATGCCCGATACCGAACTTTTCGCCCTCCTGTGGGAGATGGTGCTGCCGCTGTACGACGCGCACGTGGGAATCGACGCCGGAAACACCGGGGGCTTCGGGCAGAGCCGCCCTGGCACCATGATCCCCGGCCCCGGACTTGACCAGCAGGCCCAGGCGTTCGTCGAGCAGCACGACCTTCTCGGCACGCGACTGCGGACCTTCGCGAACGGGCGCATCGGATACGCCCGGTTGCTGGACGGAACCGGCTACCTGCGGATCTCCGGCTTCGGTGGATACGACGGCAACAGCCCTACCTACGCGCGCAACAGCGCCATCCTGGATCAGACGCTGAGCCAGGTGATCAGGCCAGGGCTCCGTGGTCTGGTGCTGGATCTACGGATCAACGGGGGCGGTTCCGATGCGTTGGCGCTGCAGGTCGCCGAGTGCCTCACCGACCGCGCGTACGTGGCCTACGTCAAGCGGGCACGCAACGACCTGACCGACCCAGGTCGCCACACCCGCCCACAGCCGGTACGCGTCCAGCCGACACCCGACCGGTTCCGGTACACCGGCCCTGTCGCAGTGCTCACCGGCGGTGAGACCTACAGTGCCGGCGAGACCCTCACCCAGGCCCTCATACAGCGCCCGGCGAGGATCGTACGGATTGGACAGAACACGCAGGGCGTGTTCTCGGACGTTCTGGAGCGCATCCTCCCGAACGGCTGGACCTTCGGCCTGCCGAGCGAGGAGTACCTCACGCCGTCCGACGGCGAGACCTTCGACGGTGAGGGCATCCCGCCTGACATCCGCGTAGGCAACTTCGTTCAGGAGATCGCCAAGGGCACCCACGACTCCGCGTTCGCGCAGGCTCTAGCGTTAATACGGTGCCAAGCCGAGTAA
- a CDS encoding DUF4259 domain-containing protein has product MQVSGVWCVQLQGGGGRRRGASATDDNAEPEACEALIRGILIRTIDATGYLAEADEAVAAAALIAAQCPEGEPVDTPYGPETPMPIFPTALRALADEALACIVGDDAESASKWVAQEDWKQWRAMRTRLRAVLAPPPPSSLSSMSSLDGVSLGTEVERRHCCRAGGRAALLGLAPY; this is encoded by the coding sequence GTGCAGGTGAGCGGGGTCTGGTGCGTGCAGCTGCAAGGCGGAGGAGGGCGTCGACGCGGAGCATCGGCAACCGACGACAACGCCGAACCCGAGGCATGCGAAGCCCTGATCCGAGGCATCCTTATCCGGACGATCGACGCCACTGGCTACCTCGCGGAAGCAGACGAAGCGGTGGCTGCCGCCGCACTGATCGCGGCGCAATGCCCCGAAGGCGAACCCGTCGACACGCCCTACGGCCCAGAAACACCCATGCCCATATTTCCCACTGCCCTTCGGGCGCTCGCTGACGAAGCCCTCGCCTGCATCGTCGGCGACGATGCAGAGTCGGCGTCAAAATGGGTCGCCCAGGAGGACTGGAAGCAATGGCGGGCGATGCGCACCCGCCTTCGCGCAGTACTCGCCCCGCCGCCACCTTCTTCGCTCTCTTCGATGTCCAGCCTTGACGGAGTGTCACTCGGCACAGAAGTCGAGCGCCGGCACTGCTGTCGGGCAGGAGGCAGAGCGGCATTACTCGGCTTGGCACCGTATTAA
- a CDS encoding GNAT family N-acetyltransferase encodes MTGLGSVAWPPAPIRTERLVLRESEARDRAAFIELLASPEVHTYLGGPRPRDELERAVPETSGRRPGLFVIDLDGAMIGMVKLDRHDAESPGHVRPDVGEAELGYLFLPEAWGRGYGAEACAAALDWFADALPGKPVVLRTQTANERSMRLAAKLGFTEVERFEDYGAEQWFGVWSSVTPSG; translated from the coding sequence ATGACTGGACTCGGATCTGTGGCCTGGCCACCTGCCCCGATCAGAACTGAACGGCTCGTGCTCCGCGAGTCCGAGGCCCGAGACCGTGCGGCGTTCATCGAGCTGCTCGCCTCACCGGAGGTGCATACCTACCTCGGTGGCCCTCGACCGCGTGATGAGCTCGAGCGCGCGGTGCCCGAGACATCCGGACGGCGGCCTGGCCTTTTCGTGATCGATCTCGACGGAGCGATGATCGGCATGGTCAAGCTCGATCGGCACGACGCGGAGAGTCCGGGGCACGTCCGTCCGGATGTCGGGGAGGCCGAGCTCGGCTACCTGTTCCTGCCAGAGGCATGGGGACGCGGGTATGGCGCCGAGGCGTGCGCAGCGGCACTCGACTGGTTCGCCGACGCGCTTCCCGGCAAGCCGGTGGTGCTGCGCACCCAGACTGCCAACGAGCGCTCGATGCGCCTCGCGGCAAAGCTGGGGTTCACCGAGGTGGAGCGGTTCGAGGACTACGGCGCCGAGCAGTGGTTCGGCGTGTGGTCCTCGGTCACCCCGTCCGGTTGA
- a CDS encoding GNAT family N-acetyltransferase has protein sequence MEPIRRGDSDDLFEAVVSQDGVMRWLATGRADSRSAARAMCDDHVAHWTRHGYGDFAVRDAATHAFLGRVGLRNRARHGVDLGFALQPLAQGRGIAGEAGRACLDLAFRRLSLPAVFAFVLPDNTASIAVLRRLGAQADGTVQSSGLHCLRFRFDPAGTAAAEHVAVDDGGADLQLIHVLGPGSPSDEAALRDGLPDPFGVNGLALVWDDKQHTLTAVSEGRPVASAGWLLRDMAFDGSPRRTAGLGGVLVHPAHRGQGIARTVISVAVEHARAAGAETMILLCRPDLVPLYAQLGWSRLSVPVTFQQPDGARTSPLTTMIYDLAVPPRPTISVDLRGLPF, from the coding sequence ATGGAGCCGATCCGCCGCGGGGACAGCGACGATCTCTTTGAGGCTGTGGTCAGTCAGGACGGCGTCATGCGATGGCTGGCGACCGGCCGGGCGGACAGTCGGTCTGCGGCCAGGGCCATGTGCGACGACCACGTCGCCCACTGGACCAGACACGGCTACGGCGACTTCGCGGTCAGGGATGCTGCAACGCACGCGTTTCTGGGCCGGGTGGGGCTGCGCAATCGGGCCCGGCACGGAGTTGACCTCGGCTTCGCCCTGCAGCCACTGGCCCAAGGCCGTGGGATCGCCGGCGAGGCGGGCCGTGCGTGCCTGGACCTGGCGTTTCGCCGCCTCTCGCTCCCTGCCGTCTTCGCGTTCGTCCTGCCCGACAACACAGCCTCGATCGCGGTACTGCGCCGCCTGGGTGCCCAGGCGGACGGGACTGTCCAGTCCAGCGGCCTGCATTGTCTGCGCTTCCGGTTTGACCCCGCCGGCACGGCCGCCGCGGAGCATGTGGCGGTGGACGACGGTGGTGCGGACCTCCAATTGATCCATGTGCTGGGCCCCGGTTCTCCGAGTGATGAGGCCGCACTCCGCGATGGCCTGCCCGACCCTTTCGGGGTGAACGGGCTCGCTCTGGTGTGGGACGACAAGCAGCACACCCTCACCGCTGTTTCCGAAGGTCGGCCGGTGGCTTCCGCGGGATGGCTGCTGCGGGACATGGCCTTCGACGGATCGCCGCGCCGTACGGCGGGGTTGGGCGGTGTGCTGGTGCACCCCGCCCATCGAGGCCAGGGCATCGCCCGGACGGTGATCAGCGTGGCGGTCGAACACGCACGAGCGGCCGGCGCCGAGACGATGATTCTGCTCTGCCGCCCAGACCTGGTCCCGCTCTACGCACAGCTGGGATGGAGCCGACTCTCCGTACCCGTCACCTTCCAGCAGCCCGACGGCGCTCGGACCTCGCCACTGACCACCATGATCTACGACCTCGCCGTCCCGCCCCGTCCGACCATCAGCGTGGACCTGCGGGGCCTGCCCTTCTGA